In Mus caroli chromosome 9, CAROLI_EIJ_v1.1, whole genome shotgun sequence, a single window of DNA contains:
- the C9H11orf97 gene encoding uncharacterized protein C11orf97 homolog: protein MRRQEALVVTAGTASEAGREGEQPRSAGLGCRARAEPGGPQESRQQWKTFLYCEPHKRIKEVLEEELSIKRDECHVKSPPTVALDGIWSIRRNLPVGGTISGQQSRNSSLPQAKYYSRHGGLRR, encoded by the exons ATGAGGCGGCAGGAGGCGCTGGTGGTGACGGCAGGGACAGCCTCGGAGGCGGGCCGCGAAGGGGAGCAGCCTAGGTCGGCAGGGCTGGGGTGCCGCGCCCGTGCTGAGCCTGGTGGCCCCCAAGAGTCTCGCCAACAAT GGAAGACATTTCTATACTGTGAGCCACATAAGAGAATCAAGGAGGTTTTGGAAGAAGAACTTTCTATCAAGAGGGATGAATGCCATGTGAAAAGCCCACCTACAG TGGCCCTGGATGGAATCTGGAGCATTCGAAGGAATCTCCCCGTGGGAGGCACCATATCAGGACAGCAGAGCAGAAACAGCTCACTCCCACAAGCCAAGTACTACTCAAGGCACGGAGGACTGAGAA GATAA